In Desulfobulbus oralis, one DNA window encodes the following:
- the cmk gene encoding (d)CMP kinase translates to MAEKLAIVTIDGPAGVGKTTISRMVAAHLGYTCLDTGAMYRSFAWMLTRTGHDGEDLKKDPSLLAMLGNVEMVLLPPLPGEENGRVRLGGQVLGPELRTEAISFLASEIASLPELRRVLTLMQQRLGAKGRVVIEGRDTGTVVFPQAAWKFFLDATPEERTTRRLRQLRARGDMATSEAALLESIVARDLADRNRSIAPLVAAADAYTIDTTNLDIRAVVGEMLAHIGSKPL, encoded by the coding sequence ATGGCTGAAAAACTTGCGATCGTCACCATCGACGGCCCGGCCGGAGTGGGCAAAACCACCATTTCCCGCATGGTGGCGGCCCATCTGGGCTACACCTGCCTGGACACCGGTGCGATGTACCGCTCCTTTGCCTGGATGCTCACGCGCACAGGCCATGATGGCGAGGATCTGAAAAAAGATCCGAGCCTGTTGGCCATGCTGGGCAATGTGGAGATGGTATTGCTGCCGCCTTTGCCGGGGGAGGAAAACGGCCGGGTGCGCCTGGGCGGGCAGGTCCTGGGTCCGGAACTGCGCACCGAGGCCATCAGCTTTCTGGCCTCCGAGATCGCCTCGCTGCCGGAACTGCGCCGGGTGCTGACCCTCATGCAGCAGCGCCTGGGCGCCAAAGGCCGGGTGGTGATCGAGGGCCGGGACACGGGCACCGTGGTTTTTCCGCAGGCAGCCTGGAAATTCTTCCTGGACGCCACCCCGGAAGAGCGTACCACAAGGCGACTCAGGCAATTGCGCGCCAGGGGCGATATGGCCACCAGTGAAGCGGCGCTGCTGGAAAGCATCGTGGCCCGTGATCTGGCCGACCGGAACCGGAGTATCGCCCCGCTGGTCGCCGCCGCCGATGCCTACACCATCGATACCACCAATCTGGACATCAGGGCGGTGGTGGGCGAAATGCTCGCACACATCGGGAGCAAGCCGCTGTAA
- a CDS encoding LEA type 2 family protein yields the protein MFIQRRHALRLIAACILFPVLGACAMLHGLRESPQVALADIQLAKAGLMESEFLLHLRVTNPNDVAFEVSALSCVLKLDGRPFARGLASSRTRVGPYDSALVPVSVYASVTDMAGALARLMRAGVGGAAPARYELEGTVLLDVHGSRLKRPFVSRGQLSLDRLGEGK from the coding sequence ATGTTCATCCAGAGAAGGCATGCGCTTCGCCTCATCGCCGCGTGCATACTTTTCCCCGTTTTGGGCGCCTGTGCCATGCTGCACGGTCTGCGGGAAAGCCCGCAGGTCGCTCTGGCCGATATCCAGCTTGCGAAGGCGGGGCTCATGGAAAGCGAGTTTCTGCTGCATCTGAGGGTGACGAACCCAAACGACGTGGCCTTCGAAGTCAGCGCCCTGTCCTGCGTCCTGAAGCTGGACGGCAGGCCCTTTGCCCGAGGCCTGGCCTCCAGCCGAACCCGGGTGGGCCCCTATGACAGCGCGCTGGTGCCGGTCAGCGTGTATGCCTCGGTGACGGATATGGCCGGCGCTCTGGCCCGCCTGATGCGGGCCGGCGTGGGGGGCGCCGCTCCTGCCCGGTATGAACTGGAGGGGACGGTGCTGCTGGACGTGCACGGTTCCCGGCTGAAGCGGCCCTTTGTCAGCAGGGGCCAGTTGTCGCTGGACAGGCTGGGAGAAGGGAAGTGA